Proteins encoded by one window of Anaeromyxobacter sp.:
- a CDS encoding ABC transporter permease subunit codes for MGAGVLRGFGRGWLAAGFLFLYLPLAALVVYSFNDSRLTSVWGGASLRWYRQLAGDEELLGAFWLSVEIAAYTACASVLLGTLAAVALVRYRRFTGRTLLSGMVTAPLVMPEVILGLSLLLMLVSVQRWLGFPERGLLTIWLGHVLLGLAYATVVIQARLQGMNPALEEAAADLGARPIQVFLLVTLPLMAQALVSAWLLTFTLSLDDVVLSAFLSGPGATTLPLVIFSRARLGQRPDINAAATIIILLVTVGVTVASVLMARAERRRTAELLAAQRRPG; via the coding sequence CTGGGCGCGGGCGTCCTGCGCGGCTTCGGCCGGGGCTGGCTGGCGGCCGGCTTCCTCTTCCTCTACCTGCCCTTGGCCGCGCTGGTGGTCTACTCCTTCAACGACTCCCGCCTGACCTCGGTGTGGGGCGGCGCCTCGCTGCGCTGGTACCGGCAGCTGGCGGGGGACGAGGAGCTGCTGGGGGCCTTCTGGCTCTCGGTGGAGATCGCCGCCTACACCGCCTGCGCCTCGGTGCTGCTGGGCACCCTGGCCGCGGTGGCGCTGGTGCGCTACCGGCGCTTCACCGGCCGCACCCTGCTCTCGGGCATGGTGACGGCGCCGCTGGTGATGCCCGAGGTGATCCTGGGGCTGTCGCTCCTGCTCATGCTGGTGTCGGTGCAGCGCTGGCTCGGGTTCCCGGAGCGTGGCCTGCTCACCATCTGGCTGGGCCACGTCCTGCTGGGGCTGGCCTACGCCACGGTGGTGATCCAGGCGCGCCTGCAGGGCATGAACCCGGCGCTGGAGGAGGCCGCCGCCGACCTGGGGGCGCGGCCCATCCAGGTCTTCCTGCTGGTGACCCTGCCGCTCATGGCCCAGGCGCTGGTCTCGGCCTGGCTGCTCACCTTCACGCTCTCGCTCGACGACGTGGTGCTCTCGGCCTTCCTCTCGGGGCCGGGCGCCACCACCCTGCCGCTGGTGATCTTCTCGCGCGCCCGCCTGGGCCAGCGCCCCGACATCAACGCCGCCGCCACCATCATCATCCTGCTGGTCACGGTGGGGGTGACGGTGGCCAGCGTGCTCATGGCCCGCGCCGAGCGGCGGCGCACCGCCGAGCTGCTGGCGGCGCAGCGCCGGCCGGGCTGA